The stretch of DNA gaaccgcaacgagagggagtcgtcctggtggtaatgagactcgcttctcctatcccgagtgccctagctgcaagaggcaccatcggggagagtgcaaggggcagggatgctttcattgtggcatgcccgggcacttcaagagggaatgtccccagctccggccagaggcaccgagagctccagcgatacccactccggccggggtattcgccatcacgcgaggcgatgcggatgccggcccatcggttgttacgggtcggattcttattaacgactcgctttattcggtctttgtttgattcggggctacacgttcttatgtgtcggccgagtctttagtaagttgggtagaccactttgatagatatgaatcggggtttggaaccccgttacagcggagaattggttatctccaataggtggattaggtctatgccgatcgggatagatggtagagagttgagcggcgatgcgatagagatgagcttagtcgaatttgatattattttaggaatggatttcctatctaaatattcggcgagcattgattgcaagaggaagatggtggtcttccaaccggaaagtgaagaaccgttcgtgtttgtgggttcggttcagggatctcggatcccggtaatctcggctatgtcagcgagagaattattgcacggtgggtgcttagggtttctggccgtggtggtggacaccactcggccagacaccattcggccagaggacatcagtgtggttcgggaatttttggatgtctttcccgaagaacttccagggttaccacctcaacgggagattgacttcgtgattgacttggcaccaggggtggatccggtttctaaagccccgtataggatggctccagctgaacttaaggagttaaagattcagctccaagggttgcttgacatagggttcattcggcccagtgtgtcaccctggggagccccggttttgttcgtgaagaagaaggatggatctatgaggatgtgcatcgactacgagagagttgaacaaggcgacggtgaagaataaatatccattacctaggatcgatgacttgttcgatcggcttcgggaagacggtcttttctaagattgatctccgttcgggttatcatcagttgagaatccgagaggaggacattccaaagacggctttccgcactaggtatggacactacgagttcctggttatgtcattcggactaaccaatgctcctgcagcattcatggacctgatgaatagagtattcaaggatttcctcgatatctgtgtgattgtgtttatcgacgacatcctcgtgtactctcagtcagaagaggagcatgggttacatcttcagatggtactgcaacgacttcgagaacatagactctatgccaagttcaagaaatgtgagttctggttgtctcaggtgtccttcctaggacacattgtgggtaaggacgggatcaaggtggatcccggaaagatcgaatccgtcagggattggccgagaccgaagacggtGACTGAGAttagaagctttttgggattagctgggtattaccgtaggttcgtggaggggttctccaaaatttcaatgcccctaaccgagcttacaaagaagaatcagcgatttatctggacagataaatgcgaagctagttttcaggagctgaaacagagattgattacttgctccgtactagctttgccttcggacgaggagaagttcgtggtctattgtgacgcatccaaacggggtttggggtgcgtattgatgcaagccgatcgggttattgcttatgcctcccgtcgttaaaggattatgaacggcgatacccgactcatgatttagaattggccgcggtggtttttgcaccgaagatttggcggcattacttgtatggagagaagtgcgagatctataccgaccataaaagtctcaagtatttctttactcagaaagatttgaatatgagacaaaggcgttggttggagttagtgaaggactatgattgtgagatcctttaccatcccgggaaagccaatgtagtggccgatgccctgagcagaaagggtcccgggcaagtagctagcatggttcggatCTCTCCTCGGCTagcgagaggatatggttagatccgcattgagtttgtggtaggtcggtttcacaacttaacgccgcaatccgatacggttagaaagaataaaggttgctcggacgacggatccggagttagtgaagatccgagatgaggtattggccggtcaagccaaagacttttcaaagGATGAcgagacagtgggatgcttttgtataaagccggggtttgtgtcccgaacaaagtgtggacttgaggaacgagatctttgaggaggctcattctactccatattctctacatcccggcaccaccaagatgtaccaagatttgaaaccgtacttctggtggagcggtatgaagaagaatttggtagaattcgtttcgagatgcctcacgtgtcagcagatcaaggctgaacatcgagACCGAgcggggttgttgcagcctctaaccctaccagaatggaaatgggaagacattacgatggattttgtggtcgggttacctaggaccacgggtatgtatgactccatctgggtagtggtggatcgatttacgaaatctgctcattttctgccggtcagaacaacgtttacagtggatcagttggcgagTTATATGtcggggagatagtgagacttcacgggtaccgaagtctatagtttcggacggggatccgaaattcacctctaaattttggcaaagtttgcaacgggcaatgggtacgaagctaaaattcggtACGGCATTCCATCCTCGGACGGATGGTCGGTCAGAAAGGACAATtcggatattggaggatatgccgAGAGcccgtgttatggactttgagggttcatggagtaaatacctaccgttagtggaattttcatacaacaacggTTACcgcagtacgatagggatggcaccctacgaactgttgtatggtaggaagtgtagatcccctatccactgggatgagacaggggagaggaaataccttggtCCAGAATCAGtccaacggaccaatgaggcaatagaaaagatcaaagctagaatgcttgcctcccagagcagacagaagagttacgcagatccgaaacgtagggatgttgagttccgagtaggggaccatgtgtttttgcgagtatctccgatgaaggggatcaaacgtttcgggaaaagaggcaagttatgccctagatttacaggacctttcgagattctcgagaagataggtcaagtggcatatcggttagcattgcctccagctttatcagcagtgcacaacgtatttcatgtctcaatgttgagaaaatacgtttcagacccctctcatatactcagttatgagagccttcagcttcagtcagatatgtcttatgaggaacagccagtgcagatcctagatagaaaggataaagtccttcggaataagaccatagcgttggtcaaggttctctggagaaacagtaaggtggaagaagccacctgggagctagaatcagatatgcgagctcaatatccagagttattcaggttagatttcggggacgaaatccttttaaggggggaatagttgtaaagcccgcttagttaatttggaaattagcagttatttatgattaatcaggaaattatttatagctatttaaataatttatcattgttatttatggaattcagatatgcataattatgtcatcggcagtttttatatttcgcatttccggtgtccggtattttggaactcggcgtttggctcagtagaaatcacaacttagtatgttagtattttggggacgggttttagacattgggaatgtcgggaatggccgggaatttagaatgtcccaaaaatacccctttagtatgaattatgtgattttatggtggaggggcaaaatgatctttttgccccattagtgttttgttttatgtgatttattaaatggaaaaataagtgtttattttattaaatgttagCTGAAATGAGTTTAGTTAAATGGCATTTTCATTTTAAGTCTTTCAttttttcaacacttagagaaaaaaatagaaattttcaaagaaagctctctcttttcctcttcactttcggctgggaactttggggtgcaaagctgggtttttcttcatttctctaAGCTAAATTCATCCTATTTGTGATCTcttgtgtggtatgtgtttcctagtccctttctccttaaattcttgaagaaaaatgatgaaaatggatgaaatgcatgtgatttttgagtgatgtttctgctgtgttttgttgttaatttaggttgattcaaagcatgatttttgatgttaaatgagctgtgttgaaagcatattagttaggttgttcaagcttttaaattatatgtgaaaataggtgatttttgtgagaaaatgctatgtttatgttctgtgttgttgctgttgttcttgttagtttgcagaggttatatgatgcttagttatgttgttttatgctattggattgcttgtttaagtggttttgctcaagcttgagtttggaactcaaagcttgagctccaatggtgaattttgcatgtgggatttctgggtaggtttgatactctagaattgttatttgggacctatagagcaggtctggaaagtttgggatcaattgggttcgaattggtcaagatatgagaatttttggttgctttgcgaggaaccggaattcggttgtgcatccggaattccggatggggttcagatttttccgaaccggaattcggttgggcaaccggtcttccggttggggatttttcagaaccctagttttcctcgtttttgggtttttaggggtattgccatgctttttatcgatagggaaacttttagtttcgagttttagtccccgggaagtgatttagcgtgtcacttatagcgttgtgatttttatggtttaggagccagtaatccgccgttcagcttcagttccagtcaggttgacgagcacacacgaaatcggaatccggagtaagattagtataacggtatgcatatgtagattacatgtttagcgtgcatgtaggaagcccgttagattacattagatatgtatttaggcttcgaaccacccaaccccgtcacgtcggtacagccggagtatgaccaagaatgagtatgaccggctcgaccgtcagccgacaccggttggtggttcggtgctattgacctatccgtcggtacgagtttggagtatgaccagcagccggagtatgaccggttcgaccgatcaggaggatacttgtcaatagtaccgtcccctgaacgttcaaaactcagtaccatgttggacatggcaagagtgctcggcaccatgttggacatggcgatggcgggactcagtaccatgttggacatggcagtagtgctcagtaccatgttggacatggcagtagcgggactcagtaccatgttggacatggcagtagtgctcagtaccatgttggacatggcagtagcgggactcagtatcgtgttggacacggcagtcagttttatgtatgatattagtatgcttttcttactgagtctgtcgactcacagtttacgttcatgtgtaggtaaaggcaaggcagttgctgatggaccgtgagcgagcttatgggattgtacatgtcggggcggttaggcctggagcgtacgatcctcgggacaacaggctgagtttttgtagcggtcgttagatgaccttattttgatgtaaaagttgaatagtaaaaacgtttgtaaatatttttataaatcgggatcccgagactttttggtaaaatggtttataagtttaatgaaaagcaaaattttaattaatcacgtttttccataaacctcgttgattagcaacgagctgcacagtacgtttaaaaatcacgtaatacgcctaaattagttagggtgttacaatcctaattcttaaaaacaccataattttaccttgacacttactataatttcaactatgtttagaaatctatcaatactattctaagcaatagtctcaattcactattagtagaaataaataaatacttattctcacacaaattgtatatcaaataaaatttaaaatatatgtatatttttaccggaTATTACAAAATAAGTCCTACACATAATGGGCTAAGATTTTAAGCTCATAATCAATTAGATACGTACAAATTACAAAAATGACATAATTCTCATAACTTaaagaaaatatcattttaattaatGAGTAAATAACGTATTCCATGTAATCACTATTGCCACATCGAGATAACTAGATTAAcgtaaaaataataactaaatattttggttattacaatctaccctccttaaaggaatttcgtcctcgaaatttacttaCTTGAGAATAACTCGAGTTACCGTTTCTGCATGTTCGTCTCCAACTCCCATGTCGCTTCTCTATCAGAACTATCACTCCACAGGATTTTAACTAAGGGTATAGTCTTATTTCGTAAGACTTTTATTCCCTTTTCTATCACGCGCACAGGGCGTGCCATATAACTCATGTCCTGCTGCAAGTTCAAGTTCTCGTATTTAAGCACATGAGTCGGATCAGGTACATACTTACGTAACATGGAAATGTGGAAAACATTATGCGTTTCTGCTAATGTTGGCGGTAGGGCCAAACGGTAAGCTACCTGACCAACTCTGTCCAGTATCTCGAAAGGACCTATAAATCTTGGGCTTAACTTTCCCCGTTTTCCAAAACGCATAATCCCCTTCATAGGTGATACCTTTACGAACACTAAGTTCCCTACAGAAAACTCAACCTCCCGTCTTTTCAGAtcggcataacttttctgtctactttggacGGTGAGCATCCTTTGTCGTATCTTTTCAACTGCTTCTGAAGCTTCCCTTACTGCTTCCGGACCTAAATAGCGTCTTTCTccaacttcatcccagtgaagcgGTGATCTACATTTTCGTCCATACATCATCTCATATGGTGCATTTTGATTGTGGCTTGATAGCTATTATTGTAAGAGAACTCCATTAGAGGTAAATATTTACTCCACGAGCCAGTGAAGTCCAGTGTGCACGCTCGAAGCATATCCTCGAGTATTTGGATGGTGCGTTCAGATTGTCCATCTGTTtggggatgaaatgctgtacttaaTTTCAACCGCGTCCCCATTGCCTTATGTAGACTCTCCCAGAACTTGGAGGTGAATACTGAACCTCTATCAGAGACTATTGTCTTTGGAACTCCATGCAGCCTCAATATCTCTTCCACGTACAGGTCAGCATACTGCTCTGCGTTGTAAGTAGACTTTACTAGAACAAAGTGTGCTGACTTGGTGAGTCTATCTATAATTACCCAAACTGAGTCGTGTTGCTTGGTTGTTCGGGGTAGTCcagtcacaaaatccatggctATATCTTCCCACATCCATTCAGGGATTTCCAGGGGTTGCAAcatccctgctggtctctgatgttcagccttaacttgttgacatgtgAGGCATCTAGCTACAAATTCAGCTAAATCCTTCTTCATCCCTGGCCACCAATACAAGGTTTTTAAGTCATTGTACATTTTGGTTGACCCTGGATGCATTGAGTAGGGTGTAGTGTGTGCTTCCATCATGATCTTTCTTTTAAACTCTATATCGTTGGCTACACACACTCTTCCCTTATACCTCAACATGCTGTCTGTACCTTCGGAGAAATCTTCTGCCTCCTTCTCTGGCAGGCCTGCTCTTTTCTTCTGTAAGAACTCATCAACAATCTGTGCATCTTTTAGTTCTTGTAGCAGCGTTGAGACAATGGTTAGGTTAGCTAGTTTTGGAGTAAGGATCTCTATACCACTTCTTTGGAGTTCTTGTTGTAGTGGCCTTTCTATTTGTGCCAGTATTGCCAAGCTGGCATAACTGCGTCTACTTAGCGCGTCTGCTACCACGTTGGCCTTCCCCCGGTGGTAGTGcatttcacaatcatagtccttaacAAGCTCTAGCCATCGCCTCTGCCTCATGTTGAGTTCCTTTTGCGTAAAGAAGTACTTCAGGCTCTTgtggtcggtataaatttcacatttctCCCCGTAGAGATAGTGCCTCCATATTTTTAGCGCAAAACCTTCTGCTGCCAACTCCAGATCGTGTGTTGGGTACCTTTGTTCATACTCCTTAAGTTGTCTTGAGGCATACGCTACTACTTTGTCATTTTGCATCAACACGCATCCCAAACCTTGTTTCGATGCATCGCAGTACACCACAAACTTATCCTTGTTATTGGGAACACATAATACAGGGGTTGTTATTAGATTGTCCTTAAGTGTTTGGAAGCTACCCTCCCACTTTTCTGACCAGACAAATTTCTGCATCTTTCGAGTCAAGTTGGTTAGAGGAGTTGCGATCTTGGAAAATCCTTCAACAAAGCGTCTATAGTAACCAGctagacccaagaagcttcttacTTCACTTGCAGTCTTAGGTGTTGGCCAGCTCTTGATCGCTTCGATCTTTGTAGGATCAACCTCGACTCCATCTTTGGAAACTATATGGCCTAGGAAGGCCACCTTCTCTAActagaattcacatttcttgaatttggcatatagTTGGTTCTCCTTAAGTCGGTTTAGAGTCATCCTCAGGTGTTCCTTATGTTCCTCCATAGTTTTGGAGTAGATAAGAATGTCATCAATGAATACAACAACAAACTTATCTAGGTactccttgaacaccctattcatcaTATCCATGAAGGCTGCTGGGGAATTAGTTAGTCCGAAAGACATTACCAAAAACTCATAGTGTCCATATCGTGTTTTGAATGCTCTCTTGGGTATGTCTTCCTTCCGGACCTTCAGCTGGTGATAcccagatcttagatctatcttTGAGAACACAGTCGAGCCTTGCAATTGATCAAAGAGATCGTCAATCCTTGGCAGAGGGTACTTATTCTTGATGGTCATCTTGTTGAGCTCACGGTAGTCCatgcacatcctcatacttccatctttcttcttgacgaagagTACCggcgcaccccaaggtgagttaCTCGGTCTGATGAACCCTTTGTCTAAGAGCTCCTGTAGTTGTATTTTAAGCTTTTTTAACTCATTAGGTGCCATTCTGTATGGAGCCTTTGAAATTGGATTAGTCCCTCGGGCTAATTCAATGATGAACTCCACCTCTCTATCTGGAGGTAGTCCCGGTAGATCTTCTGGAAAGATCTTCTGGAAAGACCTCTGGAAATTCACAGACTATGTGCACATTCTCCACATTTAGTTGTGTCTCTATTGCTCGATCCACTACGCTGACCAAGAATGCCAGACACCCCGCCTTCATTAGCTGACTAGCTTTTAGGGAAGAGATTAATGGAGTCCTAAGGGCCAGCTTGTCGCCCTTGAAAATAAACCGACCCCAGCCTTTGTTTCAAAAACGACCAGTTTCTTTCGGCAATTGATTATCGCGCCGTGACTAGATAGCCAATCCATCCTAAGTATAACATCATATTCCTTAATTTCCAGCTCTATTAGGTTGCCCATGAGTTCTTTGCTTTTGATTATGATAGGTACCTCTCGCATTCTTCTTGTTGATAGCATGGTTTCTCCCGAGGGTAATTCCGTCACAATACCACATCTAAGTAGGTCACATGGCTTATCTATACTATCAATTATCCTAGTAGCTATATAAGAATGAGTAGCTCCAAAATCAAAGAGAACATTACAAGGCAATCCGTAAATAGAAACCTGACCTGAGACAACAGTGTTGCTTGTGGCCGCTTCTCCTCTGGTGAGAGCAAACACTCGAGCTTGAGCGACTTGGTTCTCCTTCTTTTGTCCCTTTGGGCAATTTTTCTTCAAATGGCGTGGCTGCCCACAATTGTAGCACACCCCTGACTTCATCTTACACTCCCCAAGATGTTTCCTATTGCATGTGCGGCAAATTGGGAATTCGACATAGGACCTTTTTACcccattgttgttattttggacCACTGTTTTCCCCTTTTTATCACGATCATTACTGTGATTTCCCTCGTGTTTTCTCTTATTCTCTTGATTTTCTCCATTGTTTCTTCGGGCTTCCCACTTAGCAGCATTCTCCTTCTTTATATCATTTTCAAGCAACTCAACTTCAAAAGCTTTTTCTAACACCTCAGCATAAAACTGTGTTGGTCCCCACCATAATTTTCACATCTTTTTTTAATCATGGGGTTCATCCCCTTCAAGAACCTTTTAACCCGAAGGGCCTCGGTTGGTACGATCTcttgtgcaaactttgccagaCGATCAAATTGCCTAGCATACTTCGTGACAGTGAGATTATTCTACCTCAGATTCATAAACTCATCTTCTTTTGCAGCCAGTATGGCAGTACTGTAGTACTTCCTGTTGAACACATCAACAAAGTCCAACCAGGTCATAGGTGTTATGTTGCGACTCTGTCTTACTACTTCCCACCAGATCTGTGCATCCTTTTTAAGTAGGCGGGCAGCACAGGATACTTTTTCCCTATCATTGAGGTCCATATATTCCAATATGGACTCCACTGAGTGCAACCATTCCTCAGCTTCAAGTGAGTCCGAGCTCCCATTGAATATTGGTGGTTGTTGTTTCCTGAATCGCTCGTACACAGGTTCAAAACGTTGTATTGGTTCTGGATTCAATGCAGCTGGTTGAAGAGCTAGGTTTCTAACGGGTGGATTTTGATTCCGGCGTAATTCCTCATTCTGAGCTTGTAGCCTTGCAATTTCTTGAGTTAGCTCCTCACGTATACGAGCGTTTTCTTGGAGTACCTCAGCTTGAGCATTGGGAGGTGCTTGTTGTTGTTCGAGTGTTACTTCATCTACCGGTGCTACCGATGCTCCTTGTCTACCTCCCCTACCGCTTTGGCCTCCACGTCGGCCTCCGCGTCGACCATCACCTCCGCCTCCGCCCCTTGCGGGTGCTGGAGCTGCATCCACGTGGATGTTTCTATTGCCGTTGATTCGAACTGATCTTCTTGGAGACATTATTTCCTAATGTTCCTTGTTTGTTTCTAAGAATCTCTAAAAgaagataaacttaaataagatatcactattttaaaaaaaaaaatgcccaTACTTACATAACTAGTTCACaaataatttctatttattcaaagataaaataaataatcacataaaataataaaacacacattttttttttttgattactTAAAGAAAATTTCTATGATTTTCTTTTTCAAGAGTCATATGGTGCTAACTAAAATCAAGTTCTAAAATTTTacccaaaaatttattttaaactaacttgaaatatatttatatgtattaaaaattttatttcatatgGATAGTACCTAAACTTGGATATTGGtactaaggttttttttttttaagtaaaatgccaatttagaaattacaaaaaaaaaaaaaaaatacacataaaatgCAAGCATATATAATGGACTTACTTGGTGGCAAACGGAAACTTTTTGGCTGATGTGTGTAACTCGTGAGAACGTTCGGGACCGATATAactgtggctctgataccagactgtaacgcccgtacttttataaaaataataattttgtttaCAAGCATTAAACGTGGAAAATCATAATatcgcatttttatttaatacttgaaaatgttcacagctggccagttttcgtacaaaagacataataaataataactaaaataattgcgaCATAAATTTAATAGCGTAAATAAATAAGCAGAGCGCCCTAGACCGCCCGCAGTTATATGGTCCTCAACAAGTTCACACACACAAGCGTTTAAAGTTCCACTCGCCACCGGCATTCTAGACTTTCAGTTACCTTGGTCTGCACATGGTAAtttgataagggtgagctactaaactcagtaaggaaatgtgtgtcaggtagtcacataaattaaagaaaacacACAACTAAAATGCACATATCTAGCAATACATAAACTTATTTTGATCACTAGCAACTAATAACTAGTTTCTaagctaaatcacataataatgattacgcccgagttcgactttggcaaataaaatcgagctattggactaaatggcggagggttgggttcagtaaaatcgtacccactactaaatggccccctatctaccatatagacccaacagtcaagtatttaaccattatcttctcggtcaaaccatgtcacataaactataatctatctaatttaaataatgtcaaactactatacattatttaaataacataacaatcataactaaataatgtgaatcttataaacacactatttacatacctacttaaataacatgaatcttataaacacattatttaaatatatacctttagcaatggccatgctctaatactgtaaacatatataaataacatgaatcttataaacatattatttaaatatatattatacagtacattaaataacaaacaataaagagtcaggcagaagaccttagttaacttctcttttactattcccactcttcctatgaatgttattacatacagaaaacttatgtttttctacttaatttccttacctcgaatATGGAGTCCTAGCCTTGATTGCAATGAAAGTGACCCTTGAGAAATAATTGTATTATGAAAAACCTAAATTTCATACTTATTAATTAGAACACATTATAggggtatatatatacatatatatatatatatgaaaccttaaatttgaatttagaaaccgaaaattataaaatgataTACCTTAGCTTCCAATAAGATCTAGTTGAGCACTAAAACTTGAATGTAAAAATGATAGTGATGATGTTGATATATATAAGTAAATAAtagtagtgtatatatatataaatacgtaAGAGGTTGGTGGTGGTGATATGTgagtatgaaaaaaatgatggaGATAAAGGATTAGTGTTGAGAGAGTATTGATAGTGGTGTTATTACGGTgaaatgaaagaaagaaaat from Cannabis sativa cultivar Pink pepper isolate KNU-18-1 chromosome 2, ASM2916894v1, whole genome shotgun sequence encodes:
- the LOC115719937 gene encoding uncharacterized protein LOC115719937; translation: MLGNLIVWQSLHKRSYQPRPFGLKEKAFEVELLENDIKKENAAKWEARRNNGENQENKRKHEGNHSNDRDKKGKTVVQNNNNGVKRSYVEFPICRTCNRKHLGECKMKSGVCYNCGQPRHLKKNCPKGQKKENQVAQARVFALTRGEAATSNTVVSGQVSIYGLPCNVLFDFGATHSYIATRIIDSIDKPCDLLRCGIVTELPSGETMLSTRRMREVPIIIKSKELMGNLIELEIKEYDVILRMDWLSSHGAIINCRKKLVVFETKAGSVNFQRSFQKIFPEDLPGLPPDREVEFIIELARGTNPISKAPYRMAPNELKKLKIQLQELLDKGFIRPSNSPWGAPVLFVKKKDGSMRMCMDYRELNKMTIKNKYPLPRIDDLFDQLQGSTVFSKIDLRSGYHQLKVRKEDIPKRAFKTRYGHYEFLVMSFGLTNSPAAFMDMMNRVFKEYLDKFVVVFIDDILIYSKTMEEHKEHLRMTLNRLKENQLYAKFKKCEF